One region of Tamandua tetradactyla isolate mTamTet1 chromosome 6, mTamTet1.pri, whole genome shotgun sequence genomic DNA includes:
- the G6PC3 gene encoding glucose-6-phosphatase 3: MESTLGAGIAVAEALQNHLPWLENLWLWVTFLGDPKILFLCFFPAAYYASRRVGIAVLWISLITEWLNLVFKWLLFGDRPFWWIHESGYYNQAPAQVHQFPSSCETGPGSPSGHCMITGAALWPIMTAISSQVATRTRSRWVRVMPSLAYCTFLLAVGLSRVFILAHFPHQVLAGLIAGAVLGWVMAPRVPMEKELSFYGLTALALLLGASLIYWTLFTLGLDLSWSISLASKWCERPEWLHVDSRPFASLSRDSGAALGLGIALHSPCYAQVRRAHLGNGQRIACLVLALGLLGPLDWLGHPPQISLFYIFNFLKFTLWPCLVLALVPWVVHMFSGQEAPPTRSS, translated from the exons ATGGAGTCGACGCTGGGCGCGGGCATCGCGGTGGCCGAGGCACTGCAGAACCATCTTCCCTGGTTGGAAAACCTATGGCTCTGGGTCACCTTTCTGGGTGATCCCAAGATCCTCTTCCTGTGCTTCTTCCCCGCGGCCTACTACGCCTCTCGCCGCGTGGGCATCGCGGTTCTGTGGATCAGCCTCATCACCGAGTGGCTCAACCTCGTCTTCAAGTG GCTCCTGTTTGGAGACAGGCCCTTCTGGTGGATCCATGAATCTGGGTATTACAATCAAGCCCCAGCCCAGGTTCACCAGTTCCCTTCTTCTTGTGAAACTGGTCCAG GCAGCCCTTCTGGACACTGCATGATCACAGGAGCAGCCCTGTGGCCCATAATGACAGCCATCTCCTCCCAGGTGGCCACTCGGACCCGCAG CCGCTGGGTGAGGGTAATGCCTAGCCTGGCTTATTGCACCTTCCTACTGGCCGTCGGCCTGTCCCGGGTCTTCATCTTAGCACATTTTCCCCACCAGGTGTTGGCTGGCCTAATTGCTG GTGCTGTGCTGGGCTGGGTCATGGCTCCCCGGGTCCCAATGGAGAAGGAGCTAAGCTTCTACGGCTTGACTGCACTGGCCCTCTTGCTGGGTGCCAGCCTCATCTACTGGACCCTTTTTACACTGGGCCTGGATCTTTCTTG GTCCATCAGCCTAGCCTCCAAGTGGTGTGAGCGACCCGAGTGGCTACATGTGGATAGCCGGCCCTTCGCCTCCCTGAGCCGCGACTCAGGAGCTGCCCTGGGTCTGGGCATTGCCTTGCACTCTCCATGCTATGCCCAGGTACGGCGTGCACACCTGGGTAATGGCCAAAGGATAGCCTGCCTCGTGCTGGCCTTGGGACTGCTGGGCCCTCTGGACTGGTTGGGCCACCCCCCTCAGATCAGCCTCTTCTACATCTTCAATTTCCTCAAGTTCACCCTCTGGCCTTGCCTGGTCCTTGCCCTTGTGCCATGGGTTGTACACATGTTCAGTGGTCAGGAAGCACCACCCACCCGCTCCTCCTGA